One genomic window of Moorella glycerini includes the following:
- a CDS encoding DUF1640 domain-containing protein — MPEEARKEIAAGTDEQGLFPRGFDPFGYIIQQLTNMDARYEARFDRIETRIDKLDTRIDKLDSKIDTQINALRQEMHENITGLRQEMHENITGLRQEMRENITGLRQEMQENDARLQQEIAILRQEIKSGQQEIRSIHRWSIASIVTTIVGLGGVIASLLAILARLP; from the coding sequence ATGCCAGAGGAAGCCAGAAAAGAAATAGCGGCCGGAACAGATGAGCAAGGGTTATTTCCTCGTGGTTTCGACCCGTTTGGCTATATCATCCAGCAGCTGACTAACATGGACGCTCGTTATGAAGCGCGCTTTGACCGGATTGAAACGAGGATCGATAAACTTGACACCCGGATTGATAAACTTGACAGTAAAATCGATACCCAGATAAATGCTTTGCGCCAGGAAATGCATGAGAATATCACTGGCCTGCGCCAGGAAATGCACGAGAATATTACTGGCTTGCGCCAGGAAATGCGCGAGAATATCACTGGCTTGCGCCAGGAAATGCAGGAAAATGATGCCCGGTTACAGCAGGAAATTGCGATATTACGGCAGGAAATCAAGTCAGGGCAACAGGAAATACGTAGCATCCATAGATGGTCTATCGCCAGTATAGTAACTACTATTGTTGGTCTGGGGGGTGTTATCGCTTCCCTACTGGCCATCCTGGCCCGGCTACCTTAA
- a CDS encoding nucleotidyl transferase AbiEii/AbiGii toxin family protein, with translation MDDPIIKVSAILEKIDMPYCLIGGYAVAAYGAPRYTADVDFLVSRLKDYSEQLQANLQEENLFFEISRADLLDPLGDIVTIKLTVPVQLIDAKYTYHYKAIERAQIIQYENHSLKIISPEDLIILKLKAGGPKDLWDVENILSYQENLDMTYLLRQTKSLRVDRRLQGILARLKQE, from the coding sequence ATGGACGACCCGATAATTAAGGTTAGCGCTATACTGGAAAAAATAGATATGCCCTATTGCCTCATCGGAGGCTATGCTGTTGCTGCCTATGGCGCACCCAGATATACCGCTGATGTTGATTTTTTGGTATCCCGCTTAAAAGATTATAGTGAGCAGCTACAAGCTAATTTACAAGAAGAAAATCTATTTTTCGAGATCTCCAGGGCCGACCTGTTAGATCCTCTCGGCGATATTGTTACCATAAAGTTAACTGTTCCCGTCCAGCTTATTGACGCCAAATATACCTACCATTATAAAGCCATCGAGCGAGCACAGATTATTCAATATGAAAACCACAGCCTGAAAATAATCAGCCCCGAAGATCTTATTATCCTCAAACTTAAAGCGGGTGGCCCGAAGGACCTGTGGGATGTGGAAAACATACTATCTTACCAGGAAAATCTGGATATGACTTATTTGCTCCGGCAAACAAAAAGCCTGCGCGTGGACAGGCGTTTGCAAGGGATATTGGCCAGGCTTAAGCAGGAATAA